A section of the Ornithinimicrobium sufpigmenti genome encodes:
- a CDS encoding DUF721 domain-containing protein → MTEQEPPDPLHAAREALARARRSAREKGLRPGSPASAGRRRGVGQAPATRSGRDPLLVGDEVERLVASRGWDAEVQVGSVVGRWPAIVGDQVARNVEVIAFTGTILTVRARSSAWATQMRLLQSSVLARIEAEVGAGVVTDIQVQGPAGPHWRKGPLSSGGPGPRDTYG, encoded by the coding sequence GTGACCGAGCAGGAGCCGCCCGACCCGCTGCACGCCGCCCGGGAGGCGCTGGCGCGGGCCAGACGCTCGGCCCGGGAGAAAGGGCTGCGGCCCGGGTCACCGGCGTCCGCGGGACGGCGGCGCGGCGTGGGACAGGCGCCGGCCACCCGTTCCGGCCGCGACCCGCTCCTGGTCGGCGACGAGGTCGAACGGCTGGTCGCCAGCCGGGGCTGGGACGCGGAGGTGCAGGTCGGCTCCGTGGTGGGCCGGTGGCCCGCGATCGTCGGCGACCAGGTCGCCCGCAACGTGGAGGTGATCGCCTTCACGGGCACCATCCTCACCGTCCGGGCCAGGTCCAGCGCCTGGGCCACCCAGATGCGCCTGCTCCAGTCCTCGGTCCTGGCCCGGATCGAGGCGGAGGTGGGGGCCGGGGTGGTGACCGACATCCAGGTGCAGGGACCGGCCGGGCCACACTGGCGCAAGGGTCCGTTGTCGTCCGGCGGCCCCGGCCCGCGGGACACCTACGGCTGA